Proteins encoded in a region of the Dasypus novemcinctus isolate mDasNov1 chromosome 24, mDasNov1.1.hap2, whole genome shotgun sequence genome:
- the OPRL1 gene encoding nociceptin receptor, with protein MESLFPAPFWEVLYSGHLQGNLSFLSPNHSLLPPHLLLNSSHGAFLPLGLKVAIAGLYLAVCAGGLLGNCLVMYVILRHTKMKTATNIYIFNLALADTLVLLTLPFQGADILLGFWPFGNALCKAVVAIDYYNMFTSTFTLTAMSVDRYVAICHPIRALDVRTSSKAQAVNVAIWALASVVGVPVAIMGSAQVEEEEIECLVEIPAPQDYWGPVFAVCIFLFSFVIPVLVISVCYSLMVRRLRSVRLLSGSCEKDRNLRRITRLVLVVVAVFVGCWTPVQVFVLAQGLGVQPGSQAAVAALRFCTALGYVNSCLNPVLYAFLDENFKACFRRFCCASALRREGQASDRVRSIARDVALACKTAEAVPRPA; from the exons ATGGAGTCCCTCTTCCCGGCCCCGTTCTGGGAGGTCCTCTACAGCGGCCACCTGCAGGGCAACCTGTCCTTCCTGAGCCCCAACCACAGCCTGCTGCCCCCCCACCTGCTGCTCAACTCCAGCCACGGCGCCTTCCTGCCCCTCGGGCTCAAGGTGGCCATCGCGGGGCTCTACCTGGCCGTGTGTGCCGGCGGGCTGCTGGGGAACTGCCTCGTCATGTACGTCATCCTCAG ACACACCAAGATGAAGACGGCGACCAACATCTACATCTTCAACCTGGCCCTGGCGGACACGCTGGTCCTGCTGACGCTGCCCTTCCAGGGCGCAGACATCCTGCTGGGCTTCTGGCCCTTCGGGAACGCGCTGTGCAAGGCGGTCGTCGCCATTGACTACTACAACATGTTCACCAGCACCTTCACACTGACCGCCATGAGCGTGGACCGCTACGTGGCCATCTGCCACCCCATCCGCGCCCTCGACGTCCGCACGTCCAGTAAAGCGCAGGCTGTCAACGTGGCCATCTGGGCGCTGGCCTCCGTCGTCGGCGTCCCCGTGGCCATCATGGGCTCGGCGCAGGTGGAGGAAGAAG AGATCGAGTGTCTGGTGGAGATCCCCGCCCCGCAGGACTACTGGGGCCCCGTGTTCGCCGTCTGCATATTCCTCTTCTCCTTCGTCATCCCCGTGCTGGTCATCTCCGTCTGCTACAGCCTCATGGTCCGGCGGCTGCGCAGCGTGCGCCTGCTCTCAGGCTCCTGTGAGAAGGACCGTAACCTGCGGCGCATCACGCGCctggtgctggtggtggtggcagtgttCGTCGGCTGCTGGACTCCCGTGCAGGTCTTCGTGCTGGCTCAGGGGCTGGGCGTGCAGCCGGGCAGCCAGGCAGCCGTGGCCGCCCTGCGCTTCTGCACGGCCCTCGGCTACGTCAACAGCTGCCTCAACCCCGTCCTCTACGCCTTCCTGGACGAGAACTTCAAGGCCTGCTTCCGCCGGTTCTGCTGTGCGTCGGCCCTGCGCCGCGAGGGGCAGGCGTCCGACCGAGTGCGCAGCATTGCCCGGGACGTGGCTCTCGCCTGCAAGACCGCCGAGGCCGTGCCGCGGCCGGCGTGA